CGCGCACAAGCTGGAAAACGAGGGCCTGATCACTTCGGCGGACGGGTTTCTCCTCCGAGCGAAGCTGTTTGGCGGGTCCGATCCAATCCAGGCGGGGGAATTCCTGCTGCCGGCCGGTATCGGAATGGGCGGCATTCTCGATACTTTCCAGCAAGGCGACGTAATCCGGCGCTTCATCACCATTCCCGAGGGCACCCCCTCGATATTGATCCATGAAAGGCTGATAGCGGAACCGCTTCTGACCGGAGAGATCCCGGTACCGGAAGAAGGGTCGGTGCTGCCCGACACCTACGATTTCGAGCGGGGGGAAGCACGCACCGCGGTGCTGGCGCGAATGCAGGCCGCCATGCGTAACTATCTGGCCGAGGCCTGGCCCCGCAGAGGCCCTGATATTGCGGTCGACACCGTGGAAGAGGCGGTGACGCTGGCTTCGATCGTGGAGAAGGAAACCGCGCTCCCCAGCGAACGCAGGATGGTCGCGGGCCTTTATTCGAACCGGTTGAAGCAGGGCATGTACCTTCAGGCGGACCCGACGATCATATATCCGATAACCCGTGGGAGGCCGCTGGGCCGCAGAATCCGCCAGTCGGAGATCGCGGCGGTCAACGACTACAACACCTATGCCATGGCCGGGCTGCCGAAAGGCCCGATCACCAATCCCGGCCGCGAAAGCATTGCAGCCGTACTCGATCCGGCGACGACCGACGCGCTTTATATGGTGGCGGATGGCACCGGCGGGCACGAGTTCAACGCCGACTACGCCGCGCATCAGGATGCGGTGGACAAGTGGTTCGATCTTCGCCGGAAACGCGGGGAAATGTGACCGGGGCGCTGATCGTGACGGCCGAGCTGCCGCCCGATCTTCACCGTTGGGCGACCCGGCTGCGCAGCACACATTATCCGCCGGATCGCAACGTGCTGGAAGCACACGTCACGCTGTTCCATGCGCTGCCCCCGGGCGCCGAAGCCGAGATGAGCGGACGCCTCGCCAGCATGACGGCGGAATACGCACCGGTTCCGGCACTTCTGGACGGTATTATGTCTTTGGGCGGGGGGACAGCGCTACGCCTGGTCAGCCCCGGTATGCTCATGCTGCGCCGCCAGCTTGCGGAGGAACTGCACGGTCTGCTGTCTGCTCAGGATCAGGCGGAGCCGAGGTTGCACATCACGGTCCAGAACAAGGTTTCGAACCGCGTGGCAAAGGAATTGCAGATGGCGCTGATGGCCCAGATCGAACCGCGCGAATTCCGCTTTACCGGCCTTGCCATGCACCGATATCGCGGTGGTCCGTGGGATCTGGTGCGGCGATGGCCGTTCCGGGGAAAAAGCGAGGTTGACCGGGCCTCAAGCCGGCCCTAAATGCGCCGCCTGTCCTTGCTTCGGCAAGGGCACGCCGAGCTCGCTTCGCGATCGGCAATGCCCATGGGGCGGAGTAGCTCAGGTGGTTAGAGCAGCGGAATCATAATCCGCGTGTCGGGGGTTCAAGTCCCTCCTCCGCTACCATAACGCATTGATAGCCACTGCGCACCGCGTTCAGACGAAGGTCCACGGCGTGAAGGCCGTGATGACGACGAAATGGGCCACGATGGCCCCGAGCAGGATGGCGGCCCAGCGGCGCGATTTGACGAAGGGCATGGCCAGCAGGATCAACGTGCCGAATATATCGGTCAGGTCGACAAGCTGGATCATCCACGCGGGCGCGTCGATCTCACGCTCTTGCGAGAAAACCTTGTATCCAATTTCGACCAGGACCCCGATCGCGATTATGCCGACCCAGATGAAGCGGCGATGTGCCATGTAGTACTCGTCAAAATCGGGCCATGTCTCGGGCTCGTCAGGCCAGAGCGCAGCGCTGATCAGGTAATACCAGCCAATAACGGCGAGCACGCAGACGAGGCTCAACAGGTGGAGTGGGACATTGCCCTGCACCTCGTACATGAACAGCCAGAAGGTGGCTTGGTGGAACAGTACGACCGCTGCGGACAGCGGCACCAGCCAGCCGATCCTCACCTGCTGCATTGAGCTGTTCGTATCTGAATAGCTCGAGGTAGATCGACTATGACGGATGCGGCTACGCAGTTTGAAGGCGCGGACGTAGCCCGCCAGAACCTCGGTCATGGTGAGACCCAAGAGTAACGTAAACAGTTCAAATGTAATATCGAATTCGGTCATACACCCCCGTCGAAGCTGGAGGTTAGGCCTTGCGCGGGCCCAAAGTCCAGCTTCTCGGCAGGAGCGGCCGATTACAATTCGCGTGTCAGGGGCGAACCCCTCCCTCCGCTAACACTGCCAGTATGGCTCGCAGGTTACTTGGGCTTGCCTGCAGGGGCGGGCTTGGGGCCCTTGCCCCGCTTACCGCCCTTGTCGGGGTGCGGGCGGTCCTTGCCCTTGTTTCGTTCGAACTTCTTTCCGCCGGGTCGAGCTTTCGCGCGAGGGCCTCCGCCCTTGTCGTGAGAGTGATGGCGCTTGCGGTTACCTTTCGCGGCATCGCGAGGTCCGGATTCGGACAGCTCAATCGTCACCGGTTCATCATCGTCGTCGCTCAACACCGTTCTTGCAGCGGCGTCGGCGAATTTCTCCGCAATATTGCGCGGAATCTGAAAATAGGTTTCGTCCGGCCCGATACGAATGGCGCCGATTTCGTTTCGCGTGATATGGCCGCGGCGGCAAAGCAGGGGCAGAATCCAGCGGGGATCGGCATTCCGACGACGCCCGATGTCCATGCGAAACCACACCACGTCCTCGAAACCGGGACGGTGGCGTTCCTTCTGCGCCTCTCGCCGGGCTTCGGGGGTGTTGGCGATCAGATCTTCCGGCTCAGGCATCTTCGAGCGATGAGAATGGACGAGCATCGCCGCAATTTCTGCCGGAGACCGCTCGGCCAACAGGCGATCGGCTAGCTCGCGATCGCCGTCGTCGATGTCGACCGGTTCCATCAGTTTTTCCAGCAGCCGATCGCGATCCCGCGATCTGATCGCATCCCTGTCAGGCGCATCAATCCATTCCGCGGCGATCCGGGCGTGGCGCAGCATGGTTTCGACGCGTCTGCGCCGGGAAAATGGGACGATGAGGACCGCCGTCCCCTTTCTTCCGGCGCGTCCGGTGCGTCCGGAGCGGTGTTGCAGGGTCTCTGCGTCGCGGGGTATCTCGACATGGACCACCAGGCTTAGCGACGGCAGGTCAATACCGCGCGCCGCCACGTCAGTCGCAACGCAAACTCGCGCCCGGCGATCGCGCAGTGCCTGAAGCGCCTGGTTTCGTTCCGACTGGGAATGCTCACCCGACAGCGCAACCACGGCAAACCCCCGTTCCCGAAGGGTGGCGTGCAGATGCCGGACCTTTTCGCGGGTAGCGCAAAACAGGATCGCGGTGTCGGCTTCGTGATAGCGCAGGAGATTGACGACAGCGTTTTCGATTTCAGGCGGTGAGACGGTAACCGCCTGATAGGAAATGTCGCCGTGCCCCCGGCTGTCCCCCACCGTCGCGATGCGCAGGGCATCGCGCTGGTAGCGGCGGGCGAGAGCTTCGATCGGGCGCGGCATGGTCGCCGAAAACAGCAATGTCCGCCGCGTTTGCGGCGTGGCATCGAGGATTTCTTCCAGTTCCTCGCGAAAGCCCATGTCCAGCATCTCGTCGGCTTCGTCGAGGACCACGGCGGCTAGTTGGGACAGGTCGAGCGCACCGCGTTCCAGATGATCGCGCAGGCGGCCCGGCGTGCCGACCACGATGGTCGCCCCGGCACGCAATGCGCTGCGTTCCTGCGACGGGTTCATCCCGCCCACGCAGGTCGCGATCCGGGCGCCAGTCTTTCCGTACAGCCACGCGAGCTCGCGACTGACCTGCAATGCCAGTTCCCTGGTTGGTGCGATCACCAGAGCAAGCGGGGCGCTGGCGGGAGGGACGAGATCGTTCGTGCCGAGCAGTTCGGCCGCCATCGCGAGTCCGAAAGCGATGGTCTTGCCCGAACCAGTCTGGGCCGAGACGACGAGGTCCCGTCCGTGGGCTTCCGGTTGGAGAACTTCGGCCTGTACCGGAGTGGCGGTTTCATATCCGCGTTCTTGAAGAGCGGATTCGAGGCTTGGGGGGAGATCAGGAAATGTCATGGCACCGGCTTGTATGAAGAGGGGGCACGCAGAAGCGCTGCAATGGCAGGATTGCGCCTGAAATTGGGGAGAAACGCAAATCGCCTGCGTGTTTCACTGCGCCCCATAGGCCCACACACGGCGTTTGGCTTCCCAAAAATGCGATAAGGTCTGCGGACGGTGGGATTCTCCTCCGAGCCGGGGGTGGTTCGGGGGCGAGATCGGGCCAGATTTCAGCCGCATCGACTGCCGGACTTATGGGCACAAGCAATCGTATTCGGGTTTGACGCGCGAGTTCGCTCGATTAAGACCCGAGGCGGATGGACGGTGCACTCGAACTTTCCCCTCCGCCTCCGCTCGCGCGGTTGATGGAAGAGCGCGTTCTTGCGCTGTTTCTCGATTTCGATGGCACTCTGGTCGACATCGCGCCTGCGCCTGATGAAATCGTCGTACCAGCCCGGCTGGCTGAGCGTTTGCGCACGTTGTCGCGCCGACTGGATGGCCGACTGGCCTTGATCACGGGCAGATCGCTTGAAGACCTTGCCGGGCATTGCCCGATCGAGGGCATCGCCTGCGCCGGCTCGCACGGAGCGGCCCGGCGCGACGCGATGGGGCAGGCGCTGGGGGATGCTGCGCGGCCGCTGCCCGATGGCGTGTTCGACACTTTGCACGATGGCGCTCGCGATCTCGGCGTCGCTCTCGAAGCGAAAACCCATGGCGCGGCGCTACATTTCCGGGCCGATCCGGGGAAGGCGGAACAGGCACGAGCCTTTGCCGCTGAGGTCGCCAGCCAACACGCGCTGGCGGTCAAGCGGGGCAAGGGCGTGGTCGAGATTACCCAGGCAGGGGCCGACAAGGGCGGCGCCGTGCGCGAATTCATGCGACATGCGCCCTTTGTCGACACAATCCCCGTCTTTATCGGCGATGACGTTACCGATGAAGACGGGATGGCCGCCTGTAATGATGCCGGTGGTTTCGGCATTCTTGTTGGCGATCGTTCGCCCACCGTCGCGCAGTTCCGACTGTCCGATGTTCCTTCCGTTTATGAATGGTTGAGCCTTTGACACCTCCCGATCAATCCTCGCTCGAACTCTGGCCCGTCGGCAATTGCCAGGTAAGCGGATTGATCGACCGGCGCGGGGCGCTGGTGTGGGGCTGTGTGCCCCGGGTGGACGGCGACCCGATATTCAACTCGCTGATGAACGGTGATCGCCATGATCTGGGCGAGTGGCGTTTCGAGCTGGAGGGGCAGGTCGCTGCAACCCAGCAGTACGAGCGCAACACGCCGATACTGGTCACCCGACTGGAGGCCGAAGACGGCAGCGCGGTTGAAATCCGCGATTTCTGCCCTCGCTTCGAACGATCGGGTCGCATGTATCGCCCGGTGGCCTGGGTGCGGATCGTCCGGCCGGTTGCCGGCGCGCCGCGGATGAAAGTCGTCCTGCGGCCGACGCGCGGCTATGGTCAGCACGTTGCGGAAACGACCAATGGAACCAACCACATCCGCTATCTGGTCGGCGCGCAGGCAATCCGGCTCAGCACCGATGCCCCGATCGGGCACGTGCTGTCCGCCCGGGTATTCCGCGTCGAAAGCGACCAGCATTTCTTTCTCGGCCCCGACGAGCCGTTTTCAGGCAACCTGCGTGCCGAAGTGCGCCAGATGGTCGAACAGACGCGCAAGTACTGGAAGCTGTGGGTGCGCGGCCTGCACATCCCGCTGGAATGGCAGGACGACGTCATCCGCTGCGCCATCGCGCTGAAGCTGTGCCAGCATGAAGAAACAGGGGCTATCGTCGCCGCGCTGACCACGTCGATACCGGAAGCGCCGCATAGCGAGCGGAATTGGGATTACCGATTCTGCTGGATTCGCGATTCGTATTTCACAGTGCAGGCGCTGAACCGGATCGGTGCGCTCGACGTGCTGGAGAAATACCTCGCCTATCTGCGCAACATCATCGATTCCGCGCAGGGCGGGCAGATTCAGCCGCTCTATTCGGTGATGGGCGACAGCGAACTGGATGAAACGACTGCCGCGCACCTCGCCGGGTATCGCGGCATGGGGCCCGTGCGGGTCGGCAACGCCGCATACTATCAGGTTCAGCACGACTGCTACGGCCAGATCGTCATGCCCACCGTGCAGGCGTTTTTCGACAGACGATTGCTGCGGATGGCCGACGATCGGGATTTCGCGAGCCTCGAAAAGGTCGGAGAAATGGCCTGGAAGATGCACGACCAGCCCGATGCGGGATTGTGGGAATTCCGCACGCGGCAAGAAGTGCACACATATTCCGCCGTGATGTGCTGGGCGGCCTGCGATCGCCTGGCGAACGTGGCGGCGCATCTGGGCAAGGAAGATCGCCTCAAACTCTGGCGCGAGCGGGCCGAGGCAATCCGCGAGAAGATCGAGCGGGAAGCCTGGGTGGAAGACGGCGATGCGGGCCATTTCGGTGCCAGCTTCGAGAGCGACTATCTCGACGCCAG
The nucleotide sequence above comes from Pelagerythrobacter marensis. Encoded proteins:
- a CDS encoding DEAD/DEAH box helicase → MTFPDLPPSLESALQERGYETATPVQAEVLQPEAHGRDLVVSAQTGSGKTIAFGLAMAAELLGTNDLVPPASAPLALVIAPTRELALQVSRELAWLYGKTGARIATCVGGMNPSQERSALRAGATIVVGTPGRLRDHLERGALDLSQLAAVVLDEADEMLDMGFREELEEILDATPQTRRTLLFSATMPRPIEALARRYQRDALRIATVGDSRGHGDISYQAVTVSPPEIENAVVNLLRYHEADTAILFCATREKVRHLHATLRERGFAVVALSGEHSQSERNQALQALRDRRARVCVATDVAARGIDLPSLSLVVHVEIPRDAETLQHRSGRTGRAGRKGTAVLIVPFSRRRRVETMLRHARIAAEWIDAPDRDAIRSRDRDRLLEKLMEPVDIDDGDRELADRLLAERSPAEIAAMLVHSHRSKMPEPEDLIANTPEARREAQKERHRPGFEDVVWFRMDIGRRRNADPRWILPLLCRRGHITRNEIGAIRIGPDETYFQIPRNIAEKFADAAARTVLSDDDDEPVTIELSESGPRDAAKGNRKRHHSHDKGGGPRAKARPGGKKFERNKGKDRPHPDKGGKRGKGPKPAPAGKPK
- the otsB gene encoding trehalose-phosphatase; the encoded protein is MDGALELSPPPPLARLMEERVLALFLDFDGTLVDIAPAPDEIVVPARLAERLRTLSRRLDGRLALITGRSLEDLAGHCPIEGIACAGSHGAARRDAMGQALGDAARPLPDGVFDTLHDGARDLGVALEAKTHGAALHFRADPGKAEQARAFAAEVASQHALAVKRGKGVVEITQAGADKGGAVREFMRHAPFVDTIPVFIGDDVTDEDGMAACNDAGGFGILVGDRSPTVAQFRLSDVPSVYEWLSL
- the mltG gene encoding endolytic transglycosylase MltG; this encodes MRRKGCLAIAVLGALALLAAVFGARFAFGNAQVEEETAFIVPSGSTLTAVAHKLENEGLITSADGFLLRAKLFGGSDPIQAGEFLLPAGIGMGGILDTFQQGDVIRRFITIPEGTPSILIHERLIAEPLLTGEIPVPEEGSVLPDTYDFERGEARTAVLARMQAAMRNYLAEAWPRRGPDIAVDTVEEAVTLASIVEKETALPSERRMVAGLYSNRLKQGMYLQADPTIIYPITRGRPLGRRIRQSEIAAVNDYNTYAMAGLPKGPITNPGRESIAAVLDPATTDALYMVADGTGGHEFNADYAAHQDAVDKWFDLRRKRGEM
- a CDS encoding 2'-5' RNA ligase family protein yields the protein MTGALIVTAELPPDLHRWATRLRSTHYPPDRNVLEAHVTLFHALPPGAEAEMSGRLASMTAEYAPVPALLDGIMSLGGGTALRLVSPGMLMLRRQLAEELHGLLSAQDQAEPRLHITVQNKVSNRVAKELQMALMAQIEPREFRFTGLAMHRYRGGPWDLVRRWPFRGKSEVDRASSRP
- a CDS encoding glycoside hydrolase family 15 protein; this encodes MVEPLTPPDQSSLELWPVGNCQVSGLIDRRGALVWGCVPRVDGDPIFNSLMNGDRHDLGEWRFELEGQVAATQQYERNTPILVTRLEAEDGSAVEIRDFCPRFERSGRMYRPVAWVRIVRPVAGAPRMKVVLRPTRGYGQHVAETTNGTNHIRYLVGAQAIRLSTDAPIGHVLSARVFRVESDQHFFLGPDEPFSGNLRAEVRQMVEQTRKYWKLWVRGLHIPLEWQDDVIRCAIALKLCQHEETGAIVAALTTSIPEAPHSERNWDYRFCWIRDSYFTVQALNRIGALDVLEKYLAYLRNIIDSAQGGQIQPLYSVMGDSELDETTAAHLAGYRGMGPVRVGNAAYYQVQHDCYGQIVMPTVQAFFDRRLLRMADDRDFASLEKVGEMAWKMHDQPDAGLWEFRTRQEVHTYSAVMCWAACDRLANVAAHLGKEDRLKLWRERAEAIREKIEREAWVEDGDAGHFGASFESDYLDASLLQMVELRFLQPDDPRFQSTFAAVEKALRRGEHMLRYDSEDDFGLPETAFNVCTFWLIEALHMAGRDEEARALFDTMLAHRTASGMLSEDIDFDSGELWGNFPQTYSLVGIINCAGLLSKPWSEVR